TATGTAACACGCCCGCTTAAACTTATACAGGACAAACTCGGCAAGATCCAATTGGGAAAAATAAATGATCCTATCGACTGGACCGATAATGACGAAATAGGCAGCCTTGTAAAAGAATACAACCGCATGATCATGGAGCTGACCAAAAGCGCCGACCTGCTTGCCCGGTCGGAGCGGGAAAGTGCCTGGCGCGAAATGGCCAAACAGGTGGCGCATGAAATAAAAAATCCACTTACCCCGATGAAGCTTAGTGTACAACATTTGCAACGTATGTGGAGTGACAAGACACCTGACCGGGAACAAAAGCTTCAGCGAATTACCAATACCCTCATCGAGCAGATCGATGCCTTGTCATCCATTGCAAGCGCATTTTCGAGTTTTGCAAAAATGCCTAAACCCAACAATGAAAAAATTGACTTAAATAATATTTTACAGAACGCTATTTCTTTATTCAAGGAAACAGATGGTTCAACTTTTCAATATACGAATGAAACAGAAGGTGAAGCATGCGTATTTGCCGATAAAGAACAATTACTTCGTGTCTTTAACAACCTGATAAAAAACGCAACTCAGGCAATACCAGAAACCCAGGAGGGACGGATAAAAGTATCGTTGACAAGGGAGAATGATCATTACCTGGTAAAAGTGGAGGATAACGGCAATGGAATCAGTAATGATTTTATTGATAAAATATTTACTCCGAATTTCACAACCAAAACGGCCGGAATGGGACTGGGACTCGTTATGGCGAAAAACATCATTGAAAGTTGCGGCGGGAAAATATGGTTTAAAACAGAAGAGGGAAAAGGGACTACATTTTATGTCTCGATCCCTTGTTGTAAATAAAGCTTTGTGAGTATTGTTGCATTGCAGAAAAATAAGAAACAGCAGAAAAGACGTATGAAAAATATAGCGGTATTCGCTTCCGGGGAAGGCACAAATGCTCAACAGCTGATCAATCATTTCAGATCAAGTGATCTGGCCCGTGTGGCATTGATCGTAACCAACAATCCTAAAGCCCATGTGATAGAAAGAGCCAAGGCTTCACACATACCTCACCTGTTGATCGACAAGAAAACTTTTTCCGAAACCACATTTTTGCCTGGTGAATTAAAAAAATATAACATTGATCTTATCGCGCTTGCCGGATTCCTGTGGTTGATACCGGCCTATTTAAACAAAGTTTTTCACAACAAAATTGTAAACATTCATCCCGCATTACTTCCAAAATATGGCGGGAAGGGGATGTACGGGGCTAACGTTCATAAAGCAGTTATTGCAGGCAATGAAAAGGAAAGCGGCATAACCATCCATTACGTGAATGAAAACTACGATGAAGGAGAAATTATTTTACAAGTGAAATGTGACGTGACTCAAACGGATACTCCTGAAACACTCGCCGCTAAAATTCACAAGCTGGAACATGAATATTACGCAAAGACAATAGAGAAGTTATTGAAATAACCGTACTAAATTGAACCGCTATTTTATCTCCGTACAATCAAATGTATTCTCGTTCACATAATATAACCTGTCTTCCTCCTGTTTAAAATGAAATCCGAACACGGAGTTGAACACAAACCGGAATGTATTTACAGGTGTTATTGTTGCAGGTACTTTATTGTTGAATTCCCGGGGAAGATGGATAGCATTTAAAATGCTGTTTGCTTCATTTATTTTATCACTTCCGCCAAGCATATTAAAACCATGGTCGCCCTGGATAATGATCACAGGCGGAACAGCGGAATTCGCAAGAATCGAATCCGTAATTTTCATTATCAGATCATCGGTATAGATCAATTGGTCCAAATACTTTTCCTTATCTCCGATGCTGTCGCTTTCAATTGCCCTTAACTCTCCCTTCCTATTATAATGATAGGGATAGTGCGGCAACAAAAAATGTGCATAAACAAATGTAGCCTTCTTGTTCTCTTTTGATCCTTCAATAAATTCATTCAGTTTTGTAAGCACACGCTTATTACCAGCCACATTGTCTTCCTCCTGAAAAAAATTATCAATAACTTTCCCAAACCCCAATGACAGGTCCGTTAACACCTTGCCGGGAAAAGTTTTCCTCCACAGGTACCTGCTCAGGGAAAACGTATAATAGCGGGTATATAACCTCGGCTGCGCACATAAATCAAACGGCGAAAGGTTAATTATATCATAACCCAAAGTATGAAATAATCCTGCCGCTTTGTTTTCTCTTATCACCTTGCCTAAAGAATTTATGCGGGCCCCTATCCCCTGTTTGTATTCAGGTAGTTTGTTTAAGTGCTGCATACTAAAGGCGGAGGCAAGTGAGTATAGTGTGAAATTGTAATTGCTTCGGGCATTTTTAACCACATAAAAATTCCTGGATTCGAGCTGTTTCACGAAAGATGTATCCGCGTAATCCCAATATTTTTTCAGACTCTCTGACCCGGTATGCATATCAAACAACAGGTAATATACATTTGGCAAACCGGCGGGAAGGGTTACAGGAAGATCGACCTGCTCATCCGCATACGTATAGTCATTCCACGCTTTATTGCCAAAGGGGTAATAAGCGATTTTGATAAGCTCTGTAAACAAAAGAAAAAAAGCAAAAGAAAAAAGGAATTGATTGAAACGTACGAATGTTCTCCTGCTCTTTATAATTTTTACCACAAAAAAAATAATGAGTGTGGGAAAAAGAATTAATATATACCTGTATCGTAAAACAGATTGGCAGACCGCGGCTCCCGGAAACAAGTCGGATGCAAAACCAAAAAAAAGAACGGGCATGAGAATAGCAGTTGTTATGAGCGCCGGCTTAATACTATTCCCCGTTATCTTTTTACATACAAAGAAAAATGCTGAAACAAAGATCAGCATCCCTGCCAAAGGCCCAATCAACGAGCCTGGATTAAGGTAGTCCTGCATTTCATGAAAGCCGGCAACAACAAAAAACGCGGTAAAAAGAAGCGAAGATAAGATCGGATACCTGAAAATAACAGCCTTTACGCTCTCAATTATTCTCATACTTCAATCGGTTATGCGACGCATTAAATACAAGACCCTTTCAGTGCCTGCTAGTTTTATTTTTTCTTTGATCGCAAAATAATTAGAAAATTCAGCTTCAAAGTTCTCAACAGTATAATCTGGTATAATGTCCGCTTTAGACCTGAATAATTTTTGCGCATTCGCATCCTCCTTTGGTACAAACTCAATCACAAGATGTTTTGTTATGTCGTTGAAAAAGGATGCTATTCTGTTTAAAGGTAAATTATTTGTGATCGCCAGGTGGTGGACGAGAGCCAATGCCATTACCAGATCAGCGGCTCCTCTTTTAAAAACAGGATCCCGCTCCTTGTTCTCCCAGCCCAGACCTGGGCTGGGGTTCATAACATCTATCACCAAAGGCAAAATATTGGTACTCCCATTCTCCCTGCAATCAGTATATATTTTATCCACGCACTCATATGAACTATCCATCGATACCACGAAGCTGTTTTTAAGAGAATCCAGTTTGCTGAAAACGCCTGTATTTGCCCCGAGATCCCAGACACAATGGGGACTTACTTGTTCACAGTAATTATTAACCATTTTGATCTTTTCCGGGATGTACGCTCCGGGCAATTCAATATCAGCATAATAGTTGTACCAGGAAGCAACATGCCCCGGAGATCTTAACCCTGCAATTGCTTTACCAAGACTTTCAACCAACCCACTAAATGCGTTCCGGCTGAATTTTTTCTTCCCTGAGTTTCTATCAATCTTTTTCTCAGAAAATTTATTTTGACCAACCAAATGGAGGTGAATATGTATAAGAATACCTGTGTTAAACCGGCTGCCTGCAGGAAGTAATGAAGCGGCCAGGTCAAGCGGGATCCCATCCAGGTTGTTTTTGAACAGCTGAATGAGCCGCGGATCTTTAAAACTCATTAAAGCCAGCGGAGCTAAAAAATGCTGGCAAAATTGTTTGTAAGCCACCCAGGGCTCTCCTTCCTTGCAGATCTCAAATGACAGTGTGTCGATCAAAACAGGTTTGCCCTCATTAAACTGTATATTAAAAGCGCTGCTGTCTTTCAATGTCATGCCATGCGCCAGTGCTATCCTCTGTATTTCAAGGACGAGAAAAGCCGCATCTTTCAATTGATTGAACGACCATTCATACGGATAGGAAATAAACTTTATTCTTTTCGGCTTTAAGAGTTTAAAATATTCCGTGGCGTCCGGTGAAACATCAACCTCATCATGATGAATAAGGAAACCCAGAGCGGTAAGCTTTGAATAAAGTCCTGATCGGATAAGTTGTAAATAATTCTCTTTGTAGGAAAAGGCAACCGAGCGGTACAGGATATTCTCTCTTAAAAAAACCCGGCCATCCGGATCACGGAATGAGCCCGGGATCGCAATAATAGAATTGACATTATCGGGCATCTTTACTTTTCTTTATCAATTTAAAGGCCCGCACGGCCAGTGATTTTAAAATATCTTTAATGGTTTTAAAATAAAAAGTCAATGCAAGGAATCCACCCAGCAAAAGCTGAAAAATGTAACTGCCGCTACCCGGATCAATATATTGGGCATGCGCGCTGAACGCAAAAGATAAAAATATATTCAGAAAAAATAATTTGTCCTTCATTATACATCTAAATAGATATAAATATATATAAAAAGAGGCGGATGTATGCATCCGCCTCTTGTGTTAAACAATATGCTATAGGTTACCTGCTTCCCGTCAGAATTAATTTTCCGGTAGCAAAAACTTTTTCCTCATTTTTCAATTGGTAAAAATATACGCCATTGGAAAGACCATCACGGGACAATACATAATTTTCAGAACTGATATTGACTGGTACCCTCGCCTGATTACCGATGATATCAAATAAAGCCAATGAAACCGGACCGGCAGACCGCAGCAATTCAGGATCTAAGCTCAATGTAGCTGAATTATCGAATGGATGCGGATATATGCTTACCCCCGGGTTATTTGCGGTGGATTCATCGATACCAATTACCGAACAAACCCCCGCACTGATTTTAACATGCCCGGTAGCTCCGCAGGGGTTATTGGTAAGCGACCGTGCGATATTATCATTATTACAAGCTATGTCAATAGCGGCATCCAGTGTGCGAACATCCGTCGCGGCATTCCTGGTCCAGTGCATTAGTTTAGGAATATTTATTACATGCGCTTCCAACTGGGCGTGTGCAATTTCGTGCAAAGCGGTAGATTCAAAATCGTATACTTTGGTGCCTGAAGTGGCTCCGGGACCATAATTCCAGGATCCTCCGGCGGCAGAAGCGGCAAATTGAATATCAACTTCCTTCAGGATCCAATAGCTGACTGAATTTTTTGTACATGCGGAATAAAAAGTAAATGTTTTTCCCAGTAAACTACCCCCTAATATGCAGCCATTATCAAAACTAACAATGTTGACTCCATCCTGACCCTGGCAACCCACAGAGGTAGTTGTATTGCCGATCGTATAATTACATAAAGTGGCGCACCTCCACGTCTTTAATGCTCTTTCAAAAGCCGCTACCGCTGCAGTATTTGTTTTGAAAGAGGAATTATATTGAAACGTATAGCCACCTGTTGTATTCTGATTGGTTAAATTTAACCGGTTTTCTTTTGATCCATCATGATATGTCATCTGATCATAAGTAATAGTTAATGAATTGTTTGATACAATGGAAGAACCGGTATTATCTGTTACTCTGAACGTGCCAGTACCTGCTTTTGAAGGAACCATTACCTGGATCTGGCCGTCTGACCATGAAGAAATATTCGATGCGGGAACTGTATTGTATGAAGAACCCCCGTCATCAGCATTTTTAAATTCCACTTTTGCAGATCCGGAGTTTGTGCCAAAACCGGAACCATTAATAGTTAAAACACTTAATGTGCCCGCAGTGATTGTTGTCGGTGAAAACGACGAAATAACAGGAGCCGAAGAAGTTTTGGCTGCGTTTTTTGTCTGACTGATATTGAATTGCTTTATTACCTTATGATCCTGTCCGGACTTATTTTTAATAACGCCATACAACTCCTTTTCCACATCTGTATAGACTTTATGGGCATCTGTTGCAACCCGGTCCACCAAGTCGTATTTTATAAAACTTTGCACATTCACAGCCGGTTCAAATTTCAGGTTTGCCGGCATTGCGGTTATCGAATTTGTTACTGATGAGGGCTGTACGAAAAAAAGGCCCGTCTCATTTTCATTTAGCTCTATGCCTGGGGTTACTATTTCCATCTCCGTACCAACAACTCCACCCTCCGTTACCAATTCAACCCGGGTTCCGGAAATAGTGCCTTTAAGCACCTTATACACTTCAATGATATTTGAAGTATATATATTGGTATGTTCCGTATTCCAGAATGAGCTTTTACGCACAACACTTCCTTCAAAAATGACCCGTGAAGCCTCAATCTTTTCAGATAAGGGAACTTCTATGGTACCGCATTGTGAATA
The Bacteroidota bacterium DNA segment above includes these coding regions:
- the purN gene encoding phosphoribosylglycinamide formyltransferase, producing MKNIAVFASGEGTNAQQLINHFRSSDLARVALIVTNNPKAHVIERAKASHIPHLLIDKKTFSETTFLPGELKKYNIDLIALAGFLWLIPAYLNKVFHNKIVNIHPALLPKYGGKGMYGANVHKAVIAGNEKESGITIHYVNENYDEGEIILQVKCDVTQTDTPETLAAKIHKLEHEYYAKTIEKLLK
- a CDS encoding sulfatase-like hydrolase/transferase, with product MRIIESVKAVIFRYPILSSLLFTAFFVVAGFHEMQDYLNPGSLIGPLAGMLIFVSAFFFVCKKITGNSIKPALITTAILMPVLFFGFASDLFPGAAVCQSVLRYRYILILFPTLIIFFVVKIIKSRRTFVRFNQFLFSFAFFLLFTELIKIAYYPFGNKAWNDYTYADEQVDLPVTLPAGLPNVYYLLFDMHTGSESLKKYWDYADTSFVKQLESRNFYVVKNARSNYNFTLYSLASAFSMQHLNKLPEYKQGIGARINSLGKVIRENKAAGLFHTLGYDIINLSPFDLCAQPRLYTRYYTFSLSRYLWRKTFPGKVLTDLSLGFGKVIDNFFQEEDNVAGNKRVLTKLNEFIEGSKENKKATFVYAHFLLPHYPYHYNRKGELRAIESDSIGDKEKYLDQLIYTDDLIMKITDSILANSAVPPVIIIQGDHGFNMLGGSDKINEANSILNAIHLPREFNNKVPATITPVNTFRFVFNSVFGFHFKQEEDRLYYVNENTFDCTEIK
- a CDS encoding SAM-dependent methyltransferase yields the protein MPDNVNSIIAIPGSFRDPDGRVFLRENILYRSVAFSYKENYLQLIRSGLYSKLTALGFLIHHDEVDVSPDATEYFKLLKPKRIKFISYPYEWSFNQLKDAAFLVLEIQRIALAHGMTLKDSSAFNIQFNEGKPVLIDTLSFEICKEGEPWVAYKQFCQHFLAPLALMSFKDPRLIQLFKNNLDGIPLDLAASLLPAGSRFNTGILIHIHLHLVGQNKFSEKKIDRNSGKKKFSRNAFSGLVESLGKAIAGLRSPGHVASWYNYYADIELPGAYIPEKIKMVNNYCEQVSPHCVWDLGANTGVFSKLDSLKNSFVVSMDSSYECVDKIYTDCRENGSTNILPLVIDVMNPSPGLGWENKERDPVFKRGAADLVMALALVHHLAITNNLPLNRIASFFNDITKHLVIEFVPKEDANAQKLFRSKADIIPDYTVENFEAEFSNYFAIKEKIKLAGTERVLYLMRRITD
- a CDS encoding T9SS type A sorting domain-containing protein, which encodes MKKLFLLTAAVVFAELSAYSQCGTIEVPLSEKIEASRVIFEGSVVRKSSFWNTEHTNIYTSNIIEVYKVLKGTISGTRVELVTEGGVVGTEMEIVTPGIELNENETGLFFVQPSSVTNSITAMPANLKFEPAVNVQSFIKYDLVDRVATDAHKVYTDVEKELYGVIKNKSGQDHKVIKQFNISQTKNAAKTSSAPVISSFSPTTITAGTLSVLTINGSGFGTNSGSAKVEFKNADDGGSSYNTVPASNISSWSDGQIQVMVPSKAGTGTFRVTDNTGSSIVSNNSLTITYDQMTYHDGSKENRLNLTNQNTTGGYTFQYNSSFKTNTAAVAAFERALKTWRCATLCNYTIGNTTTSVGCQGQDGVNIVSFDNGCILGGSLLGKTFTFYSACTKNSVSYWILKEVDIQFAASAAGGSWNYGPGATSGTKVYDFESTALHEIAHAQLEAHVINIPKLMHWTRNAATDVRTLDAAIDIACNNDNIARSLTNNPCGATGHVKISAGVCSVIGIDESTANNPGVSIYPHPFDNSATLSLDPELLRSAGPVSLALFDIIGNQARVPVNISSENYVLSRDGLSNGVYFYQLKNEEKVFATGKLILTGSR